The following are encoded together in the Pedobacter steynii genome:
- the kynU gene encoding kynureninase has translation MKFENTLAFAKSLDQADPLSDRRNDFLFPKQNGKPFIYLCGNSLGLQPKAAREVLGQQLSNWENLAVEGWFEGNSPWMFYHKELKGLMAPIVGASPAEVCPMNTLTVNLHLLMVSFYKPQGRRFKIIMEAGAFPSDQYAIESQVRFHGFDPKDAIIEVTPKPGAYTLETADIIAEIEANGEEIALVLFGGVNYFTGQWFDMEAITKAGHAAGAIVGFDLAHAAGNVPLWLHDWNIDFACWCSYKYQNSGPGGISGIFVHERHFGDTTLNRFAGWWGYQEQQRFKMEKGFVPEAGADGWQVSCTQVMPMALYHASLLTFEKAGFIEPLRAKSKTLTSYLIYLINEVNTELGEEQFKVITPAEEKNRGAQVSIIAKQNGKEVFQQLVARHVLGDWREPNVIRLSPVPMYNSFEDVFLCADLMLKISKELRS, from the coding sequence ATGAAATTTGAGAACACTTTAGCTTTTGCGAAAAGCCTGGATCAGGCAGATCCGCTTTCAGATAGGAGAAACGATTTCTTGTTTCCGAAACAAAATGGAAAGCCTTTTATTTATCTGTGTGGCAATTCTTTAGGGTTGCAACCTAAAGCAGCACGTGAAGTGTTGGGACAGCAATTGAGCAATTGGGAAAACCTTGCCGTGGAAGGCTGGTTCGAAGGAAACAGCCCATGGATGTTTTACCATAAAGAGCTTAAAGGATTGATGGCGCCCATCGTAGGTGCATCTCCGGCAGAGGTTTGTCCGATGAATACACTGACCGTGAATCTCCATCTTTTGATGGTTAGTTTCTACAAGCCCCAGGGCCGGCGTTTCAAGATTATTATGGAAGCCGGAGCTTTCCCTTCAGATCAGTATGCCATTGAAAGTCAGGTTCGTTTTCATGGCTTTGATCCCAAAGATGCAATTATTGAAGTCACTCCAAAGCCGGGAGCATATACGTTAGAAACAGCAGATATCATCGCAGAGATTGAAGCAAATGGGGAAGAGATTGCATTGGTATTGTTTGGCGGTGTAAATTATTTCACCGGACAATGGTTTGATATGGAAGCCATTACCAAAGCAGGTCATGCCGCGGGTGCAATAGTCGGTTTTGACCTTGCCCATGCAGCTGGAAATGTTCCATTGTGGTTGCACGACTGGAACATAGATTTCGCCTGCTGGTGCTCCTATAAATATCAGAATTCAGGTCCCGGAGGAATCAGTGGAATCTTTGTTCATGAGCGGCATTTCGGTGATACGACACTGAACCGTTTTGCGGGATGGTGGGGATATCAGGAACAGCAGCGGTTTAAAATGGAAAAGGGATTTGTACCTGAAGCGGGTGCCGATGGCTGGCAGGTAAGTTGTACCCAGGTGATGCCTATGGCGCTCTATCATGCATCCCTGTTAACCTTTGAAAAAGCGGGGTTTATTGAGCCCTTAAGAGCTAAAAGTAAAACTTTAACTTCTTACCTTATTTACCTTATAAATGAAGTGAATACTGAGCTTGGAGAAGAGCAATTTAAAGTCATTACGCCTGCAGAGGAAAAGAACCGTGGCGCCCAGGTTTCTATCATTGCAAAACAGAATGGAAAGGAAGTTTTTCAGCAATTGGTAGCACGCCATGTGTTGGGCGACTGGAGGGAGCCTAACGTAATCCGTCTAAGCCCTGTCCCGATGTATAATTCTTTTGAAGATGTATTTCTATGTGCAGATCTGATGCTAAAGATAAGTAAGGAGTTGCGCTCATGA
- a CDS encoding DNA-3-methyladenine glycosylase — protein MSKLPFSFYQNDDVNDLAVQLLGKRLFTRIDGQLTAGIIVETEAYKGVEDKASHAYGGRYTDRTKVMYENGGLSYVYLCYGIHHLFNVVTAPKETPHAVLIRGLEPLTGVDLMMERRGMSVLKPNITAGPGALAKAMGIDRLLNAKDLTGEEIWIEEAASDWQSAEIVAGPRIGVDYAADHALLPWRYYLKGNKYVSKPNS, from the coding sequence ATGTCTAAACTACCTTTCTCTTTTTATCAGAATGACGATGTGAATGACCTTGCCGTACAGCTCCTGGGAAAACGCTTGTTTACCCGGATTGATGGGCAGCTTACCGCCGGAATCATTGTGGAAACTGAGGCTTATAAAGGGGTAGAAGATAAGGCCTCTCATGCCTATGGTGGCCGTTATACAGACCGGACAAAAGTAATGTATGAAAATGGTGGTTTGTCTTATGTGTACCTTTGCTATGGAATTCATCACCTGTTCAATGTGGTAACAGCGCCAAAGGAAACTCCACATGCGGTGCTGATCCGGGGGCTGGAACCGCTAACTGGAGTAGATCTGATGATGGAAAGAAGGGGGATGTCTGTTTTGAAGCCCAATATCACGGCGGGTCCCGGTGCGCTGGCTAAGGCGATGGGGATCGACCGGCTACTGAATGCGAAAGATCTGACCGGGGAGGAAATATGGATTGAAGAGGCGGCCTCCGATTGGCAATCAGCTGAGATTGTAGCCGGCCCAAGAATAGGAGTTGATTATGCTGCAGATCATGCGCTGTTGCCCTGGAGGTATTACCTAAAAGGGAATAAGTACGTGAGTAAGCCCAATAGTTAA
- a CDS encoding GAF domain-containing protein gives MAEDLKIVTDVSKEEQYRSLIPQIQALISGEPDQVANLANIAAALKEQFSWFWVGFYLVKNGELVLGPFQGPVACTRIQKGKGVCGASWQRAETLIVPDVEEFPGHIACAAASRSEIVLPLFKGGEVIGVLDVDSEYLSHFNEVDAKYLKEIINLLDV, from the coding sequence ATGGCTGAAGATTTAAAGATTGTTACAGACGTCAGTAAGGAGGAGCAGTACCGCTCGTTAATTCCTCAGATTCAGGCATTAATCAGTGGGGAGCCGGATCAGGTCGCAAACCTCGCAAATATCGCTGCAGCGTTAAAAGAACAGTTTAGCTGGTTCTGGGTTGGCTTTTACCTGGTGAAAAATGGAGAATTGGTTTTGGGTCCGTTTCAGGGGCCTGTCGCCTGTACCAGAATTCAAAAAGGAAAAGGCGTTTGCGGTGCTTCCTGGCAACGGGCTGAAACCTTGATTGTGCCTGATGTGGAAGAATTTCCCGGACATATTGCCTGTGCTGCAGCTTCCAGGTCTGAGATCGTACTCCCTTTGTTTAAAGGTGGAGAAGTGATTGGAGTATTAGATGTAGATAGTGAGTATCTTTCTCATTTTAATGAAGTTGATGCTAAGTACTTAAAGGAAATAATTAATTTATTGGATGTCTAA
- a CDS encoding S46 family peptidase, protein MNKKTLLFTSLLALGILQLGYKPWDEGMFPLSEIHKLDLKKAGLKIDQNEIYNPNGTSLVDALVNVGGCTGSFISNEGLIITNHHCAFSAVQLASTPEHDYLSNGFVAKSHEQEIEAKGLTCRITDSYEDVSDRILGAVAQIEDPASRLKLINDAMKNIAAEAEKKDPSIKAEVSEMFIGKTYVLFRYKTIQDVRLVYVPNRQIGEYGGETDNWVWPRHTGDFSFMRAYVAKDGSPAKYSKDNVPYTPKKFLKVNPNGTNEEDFVFILGYPGKTFRHRPAEFIKYQQQYVLPYVSDLYDFQNTTMENAGKKSKTTEIKLATRIKRNANVLKNYRGKLQGLKGMDLISQKKEEDAALAEFINNNVDVKAKYGSLMSDIDNLYKLINGDAQRDLWFAQIYNSTSLLSISKNINAFKMALDAQPMAQKQTFFEQNIDRLKQSLNSTYEAYEIEVDRKIFKRMLTDAAAFNPIQKVNAVDKINSKGSNSNNLIDQFIEHTLGLSKLKDEAYVFNTLLKSPKAIADYNDGLLLFEKDIARQIAELKPEKDRREGLLNKLMGDYVNVKEKFKKKDFIPDANSTLRLTYGYVRGYSPADASYMKPYTTIKGILEKGTNGNPEFSYPAQIKTLWNAKDFGPFAKKDLNDVPVSFLYNMDTTGGNSGSPIMNAKGELIGVNFDRAYGATINDYAWNESYSRSIGVDIRYVLWVASKIDKADFLIKEMGVKL, encoded by the coding sequence ATGAATAAGAAAACTTTATTATTTACTTCACTATTAGCACTCGGAATCCTCCAGTTGGGCTACAAACCCTGGGATGAAGGAATGTTTCCTTTAAGTGAAATCCACAAGCTGGACTTAAAGAAAGCAGGCTTAAAGATAGATCAGAATGAAATCTACAATCCTAATGGTACCAGCCTGGTAGACGCCCTTGTTAACGTAGGCGGATGTACCGGATCATTTATATCCAACGAGGGACTTATCATCACTAATCACCACTGTGCATTTAGCGCTGTACAGCTTGCCAGCACCCCTGAGCACGACTACCTTAGCAATGGATTTGTCGCCAAATCACATGAACAGGAAATTGAAGCAAAAGGATTAACCTGCCGTATTACTGACAGTTATGAAGACGTTTCTGATAGAATTTTAGGCGCAGTAGCTCAAATCGAAGATCCCGCTTCCAGACTAAAACTCATCAATGATGCGATGAAAAATATCGCAGCAGAAGCGGAGAAAAAAGACCCGAGCATTAAAGCCGAAGTATCGGAAATGTTCATCGGCAAAACCTATGTATTGTTCCGTTATAAAACCATACAGGATGTCAGACTAGTCTATGTACCGAATCGTCAGATTGGTGAGTACGGAGGCGAAACAGACAACTGGGTATGGCCACGTCATACCGGAGACTTCTCTTTTATGCGCGCTTATGTAGCAAAAGATGGCTCTCCTGCAAAATATTCAAAAGACAATGTCCCATATACACCGAAAAAATTCCTGAAGGTAAACCCGAATGGGACCAATGAGGAAGACTTCGTATTCATTTTGGGTTACCCGGGAAAAACTTTCCGACACCGCCCTGCTGAGTTCATCAAATACCAGCAACAATATGTCCTACCTTATGTATCTGATCTGTACGACTTCCAGAATACCACCATGGAAAATGCAGGTAAGAAAAGCAAAACCACTGAAATCAAACTGGCAACCAGAATCAAAAGAAACGCCAATGTATTAAAGAACTACAGAGGAAAGCTACAGGGACTAAAAGGCATGGATCTTATTTCTCAAAAGAAAGAGGAAGACGCTGCTTTGGCAGAATTCATCAACAACAATGTCGATGTAAAAGCAAAATACGGCAGTTTAATGAGTGATATTGATAATTTATATAAACTGATTAATGGGGACGCACAGAGAGACTTATGGTTTGCTCAAATTTACAATTCCACCAGTTTGCTATCTATATCAAAAAACATCAACGCCTTCAAAATGGCACTCGATGCACAACCCATGGCTCAGAAACAAACCTTCTTTGAGCAGAACATTGATCGCCTTAAACAATCTTTGAACAGTACTTACGAGGCTTATGAGATAGAGGTAGACAGAAAAATATTCAAGAGAATGCTAACTGATGCCGCTGCATTTAATCCTATCCAGAAGGTAAATGCTGTAGATAAGATCAATAGTAAAGGATCAAACAGCAATAACCTGATCGATCAGTTTATCGAGCATACCCTTGGACTAAGCAAACTAAAAGACGAAGCATATGTCTTTAACACCCTTTTGAAATCCCCAAAAGCCATTGCCGACTACAATGATGGATTGCTGTTATTCGAAAAAGACATAGCCAGACAAATTGCAGAACTGAAACCGGAAAAAGACCGTAGAGAAGGCTTACTTAACAAGCTAATGGGAGACTACGTCAATGTAAAAGAGAAATTTAAGAAAAAAGACTTCATTCCCGACGCCAATAGCACCTTGCGTCTTACCTATGGTTACGTAAGAGGATATTCTCCTGCAGACGCTTCTTATATGAAACCCTACACCACCATTAAAGGAATACTTGAAAAAGGAACCAATGGAAACCCTGAATTCAGTTATCCTGCCCAGATAAAAACCTTATGGAATGCCAAAGACTTCGGTCCTTTTGCGAAAAAAGACCTGAACGACGTTCCGGTATCCTTCCTGTACAACATGGATACTACCGGAGGAAACTCGGGCTCACCAATCATGAATGCAAAAGGTGAGTTGATCGGTGTGAACTTTGACCGTGCATACGGAGCAACCATAAACGACTATGCATGGAATGAAAGCTATAGCAGATCAATAGGTGTTGATATCCGTTATGTACTATGGGTAGCCTCAAAAATCGACAAAGCTGACTTCCTGATTAAGGAAATGGGCGTTAAATTATAA
- a CDS encoding CDGSH iron-sulfur domain-containing protein: MSKTKLTINNNGSVKIEGDFEIVDMQGNEYGLQGRTTLSICRCGLSANKPFCDGAHRGHFEHDAIAFELPPKKA; encoded by the coding sequence ATGTCAAAAACTAAACTAACGATAAATAATAACGGATCTGTAAAGATTGAAGGTGATTTCGAAATTGTAGATATGCAGGGTAATGAATATGGATTGCAGGGAAGAACTACCCTTTCTATCTGTCGTTGCGGATTGTCTGCAAATAAACCTTTTTGTGATGGGGCTCACCGTGGTCATTTTGAGCACGATGCAATCGCATTTGAACTTCCTCCGAAAAAAGCATAG